One region of Pleuronectes platessa chromosome 18, fPlePla1.1, whole genome shotgun sequence genomic DNA includes:
- the LOC128461362 gene encoding T-cell differentiation antigen CD6 isoform X2, whose translation MIEKIRTSRGSRSDEFQPRDNRNIMKLLNYMIIIHLSYCLCQDQTDFQGKADGNNTGGVKLQEYKGDPRVHHSKCRWTLRLPGSRSGDVVPLSSDSTDSLVDQICQELDCGRVYSVDKTSAPPNATCFHDCLYKDQRLQNCSQRVSGGCTVINAALCGHQAVWLAAGPDRCAGRVELWRDGRQGTVCDDGWDLRDADVVCAQLGCGYAVGVTGQGGSFPPGTGPVLRDELNCSGREENLWSCQASQEEPDCGHKEDAGVTCSEMRDIRLTGGADRCAGKLEVHRNGSWGTVCDNCWSERLASMVCSMLGCGTTALNFSQFVPPLVHNQGPQWFYQCGPGHHNLWMCKEFVNKSHLCVDSKASGVICEGSLGFLPATKSNATPVTTSWTRVPAAPTAAAPPSEGLISASHLLLVFITVCLLLLVLLITNTVLCCHYRRRHAFLLQQSRTSPRPRRLNPYHETVDLVKVTAHSHQQQTTDSQRYRNHTNPSPMPSGADGLCPEGSAPTHKDTGAFSAASGGPPDAQQARASVISVDSFDTSSTSSGEDYQNINKGAYINVTPDPGLDQSSAASGAPDPLRFFNNHQHHSAPATNQSSSDEDDGPLYSPVSPD comes from the exons ATGATTGAGAAGATCAGAACCTCAAGAGGAAGTCGTTCAGATGAGTTTCAGCCTCGAGACAACAGGAACATCATGAAGCTGCTGAACTACATGATCATCATCCACCTGAGCTACTGTCTCTGTCAAG atCAAACTGATTTCCAGGGGAAAGCAGATGGAAACAACACAGGGGGAGTAAAGCTGCAGGAGTACAAAG GTGACCCTCGTGTTCACCACAGTAAATGCCGCTGGACGCTCCGGCTGCCTGGAAGCAGGAGCGGTGATGTGGTGCCGCTCTCGTCCGACTCCACAGATTCGTTGGTGGATCAGATCTGTCAGGAGCTCGACTGTGGGCGTGTCTATAGTGTGGACAAAACCAGCGCCCCCCCCAACGCCACCTGCTTCCACGACTGCCTGTACAAGGACCAGCGTTTGCAGAACTGCTCTCAGAGAGTGAGCGGTGGATGCACAGTGATCAATGCAGCCCTTTGTG GCCACCAGGCtgtgtggctggctgcagggcCCGACCGCTGTGCAGGACGTGTGGAGCTGTGGAGAGACGGCCGACAGGGAACAGTGTGTGACGACGGCTGGGACCTGAGGGATGCCGACGTGGTGTGCGCCCAGCTGGGCTGTGGTTACGCCGTCGGTGTGACGGGACAGGGCGGCTCCTTCCCCCCCGGCACAGGACCCGTCCTCCGGGACGAGCTGAACTGTTCGGGCCGTGAGGAGAACCTGTGGAGCTGCCAGGCCTCACAGGAGGAGCCCGACTGTGGACACAAAGAGGACGCAGGGGTCACATGCTCAG AGATGAGAGACATCAGACTGACCGGGGGGGCGGACCGCTGCGCTGGCAAACTGGAGGTTCACCGTAACGGCAGCTGGGGCACGGTGTGTGACAACTGCTGGAGTGAACGTCTGGCCTCCATGGTGTGCTCCATGCTGGGGTGTGGCACCACAGCCCTGAACTTCTCCCAGTTCGTGCCTCCTCTCGTCCACAACCAGGGGCCACAGTGGTTCTACCAGTGTGGCCCAGGGCATCACAACCtgtggatgtgcaaggagtttgtCAACAAAAGCCACTTGTGTGTGGACTCCAAAGCATCAGGTGTCATCTGTGAAG GTTCTCTTGGATTTCTCCCAGCGACCAAATCTAATGCAACTCCAGTGACGACCAGTTGGACGAGag TCCCAGCAgcaccaacagcagcagcccccCCTTCAGAGGGTTTAATCTCAGCGTCTCATTtgctcctcgtcttcatcactgtgtgtctgctgctcctCGTGCTGCTGATCACCAACACGGTGCTGTGCTGCCACTACAGGAGGAGACACG CGTTCCTGCTCCAGCAGAGTCGCACCAGCCCTCGACCCCGTCGCCTCAACCCCTACCACGAGACCGTCGACCTGGTGAAGGTCACCGCCCACAGCCACCAGCAGCAGACAACTG ATTCTCAGCGATACAGAAACCACACAAACCCGTCGCCGATGCCTTCAGGTGCTGACGGCCTCTGTCCGGAAG gcTCTGCACCAACACATAAAGACACAGGAGCCTTCTCAGCTGCCAGCGGAGGCCCCCCCGATGCTCAGCAGGCCCGAGCCTCAGTGATCTCTGTGGATTCATTTGAcacctccagcacctcctccgGGGAGGACTACCAAAACATCAACAAGGGCGCATACATCAATGTCACGCCGG ATCCTGGACTGGACCAGTCGTCTGCTGCCAGTGGAGCTCCTGATCCTTTAAGGTTCTTCAACAATCATCAACATCACTCGGCACCAGCAACAAACCAGAGTTCAA gtgatgaagatgacggCCCTCTCTACTCTCCAGTGAGTCCCGACTGA
- the LOC128461362 gene encoding T-cell differentiation antigen CD6 isoform X1 has protein sequence MIEKIRTSRGSRSDEFQPRDNRNIMKLLNYMIIIHLSYCLCQDQTDFQGKADGNNTGGVKLQEYKGDPRVHHSKCRWTLRLPGSRSGDVVPLSSDSTDSLVDQICQELDCGRVYSVDKTSAPPNATCFHDCLYKDQRLQNCSQRVSGGCTVINAALCGHQAVWLAAGPDRCAGRVELWRDGRQGTVCDDGWDLRDADVVCAQLGCGYAVGVTGQGGSFPPGTGPVLRDELNCSGREENLWSCQASQEEPDCGHKEDAGVTCSEMRDIRLTGGADRCAGKLEVHRNGSWGTVCDNCWSERLASMVCSMLGCGTTALNFSQFVPPLVHNQGPQWFYQCGPGHHNLWMCKEFVNKSHLCVDSKASGVICEGSLGFLPATKSNATPVTTSWTRVPAAPTAAAPPSEGLISASHLLLVFITVCLLLLVLLITNTVLCCHYRRRHAFLLQQSRTSPRPRRLNPYHETVDLVKVTAHSHQQQTTVPSDPRYLWTQRSSVDSSSVDTDYEQGDPSNDPSFPLSTFRNSQRYRNHTNPSPMPSGADGLCPEGSAPTHKDTGAFSAASGGPPDAQQARASVISVDSFDTSSTSSGEDYQNINKGAYINVTPDPGLDQSSAASGAPDPLRFFNNHQHHSAPATNQSSSDEDDGPLYSPVSPD, from the exons ATGATTGAGAAGATCAGAACCTCAAGAGGAAGTCGTTCAGATGAGTTTCAGCCTCGAGACAACAGGAACATCATGAAGCTGCTGAACTACATGATCATCATCCACCTGAGCTACTGTCTCTGTCAAG atCAAACTGATTTCCAGGGGAAAGCAGATGGAAACAACACAGGGGGAGTAAAGCTGCAGGAGTACAAAG GTGACCCTCGTGTTCACCACAGTAAATGCCGCTGGACGCTCCGGCTGCCTGGAAGCAGGAGCGGTGATGTGGTGCCGCTCTCGTCCGACTCCACAGATTCGTTGGTGGATCAGATCTGTCAGGAGCTCGACTGTGGGCGTGTCTATAGTGTGGACAAAACCAGCGCCCCCCCCAACGCCACCTGCTTCCACGACTGCCTGTACAAGGACCAGCGTTTGCAGAACTGCTCTCAGAGAGTGAGCGGTGGATGCACAGTGATCAATGCAGCCCTTTGTG GCCACCAGGCtgtgtggctggctgcagggcCCGACCGCTGTGCAGGACGTGTGGAGCTGTGGAGAGACGGCCGACAGGGAACAGTGTGTGACGACGGCTGGGACCTGAGGGATGCCGACGTGGTGTGCGCCCAGCTGGGCTGTGGTTACGCCGTCGGTGTGACGGGACAGGGCGGCTCCTTCCCCCCCGGCACAGGACCCGTCCTCCGGGACGAGCTGAACTGTTCGGGCCGTGAGGAGAACCTGTGGAGCTGCCAGGCCTCACAGGAGGAGCCCGACTGTGGACACAAAGAGGACGCAGGGGTCACATGCTCAG AGATGAGAGACATCAGACTGACCGGGGGGGCGGACCGCTGCGCTGGCAAACTGGAGGTTCACCGTAACGGCAGCTGGGGCACGGTGTGTGACAACTGCTGGAGTGAACGTCTGGCCTCCATGGTGTGCTCCATGCTGGGGTGTGGCACCACAGCCCTGAACTTCTCCCAGTTCGTGCCTCCTCTCGTCCACAACCAGGGGCCACAGTGGTTCTACCAGTGTGGCCCAGGGCATCACAACCtgtggatgtgcaaggagtttgtCAACAAAAGCCACTTGTGTGTGGACTCCAAAGCATCAGGTGTCATCTGTGAAG GTTCTCTTGGATTTCTCCCAGCGACCAAATCTAATGCAACTCCAGTGACGACCAGTTGGACGAGag TCCCAGCAgcaccaacagcagcagcccccCCTTCAGAGGGTTTAATCTCAGCGTCTCATTtgctcctcgtcttcatcactgtgtgtctgctgctcctCGTGCTGCTGATCACCAACACGGTGCTGTGCTGCCACTACAGGAGGAGACACG CGTTCCTGCTCCAGCAGAGTCGCACCAGCCCTCGACCCCGTCGCCTCAACCCCTACCACGAGACCGTCGACCTGGTGAAGGTCACCGCCCACAGCCACCAGCAGCAGACAACTG TCCCCTCGGACCCCAGGTACCTGTGGACCCAGCGTAGTAGTGTTGACAGCTCATCAGTAGATACAGACTATGAGCAGGGCGACCCGAGCAATGACCCGTCTTTCCCTTTATCCACCTTTCGGA ATTCTCAGCGATACAGAAACCACACAAACCCGTCGCCGATGCCTTCAGGTGCTGACGGCCTCTGTCCGGAAG gcTCTGCACCAACACATAAAGACACAGGAGCCTTCTCAGCTGCCAGCGGAGGCCCCCCCGATGCTCAGCAGGCCCGAGCCTCAGTGATCTCTGTGGATTCATTTGAcacctccagcacctcctccgGGGAGGACTACCAAAACATCAACAAGGGCGCATACATCAATGTCACGCCGG ATCCTGGACTGGACCAGTCGTCTGCTGCCAGTGGAGCTCCTGATCCTTTAAGGTTCTTCAACAATCATCAACATCACTCGGCACCAGCAACAAACCAGAGTTCAA gtgatgaagatgacggCCCTCTCTACTCTCCAGTGAGTCCCGACTGA
- the ints8 gene encoding integrator complex subunit 8: MSAEAADRVAAVATGRPGTPLQTSWFEFLLDVNLLEHHLQKSNPDPIPVQLIVQFLEQASKPSVNEQNLVQPPADNRRNRTLKLLALKVAAHMKWDLEVLEKGLTIPVLNMLLNELLCVSKVPPGVKHVDLDLSTLPPTTAMAVIIYNRWAIRTIVSSSFPEKQTKPGPHQMNMLSIVQQEKEMTENILTVLKEQATDSIRVLEGALQLKKDFYVHTMRTLDLLAADAAANGETESSTAGLCISADELHCQVHYDLGGIFFQQGCTDQPAFEKARDHFRQTKELLKKLDSTVHVHLDEKRLAGYWNACSALTGDCDPADSHTTAYDHINSLIRAHNHQAVIESFIKDNVSRSLPNNFRRSVLRELMYNVQQGETGLEEVCHKLCVCNAVRDALEGEVLSVRFQQLLLRPTKRIVDFMLEVCTRSLEKERPSETSRRNMAIFMKTLCESLEDLSLVFVVSSHKLFMELLREEERKVLVEQMKKRSATINLSAKPLPSFYDIPASASVSIGQLEQQLILSLEPRRIRQILIELHGMAERPFWRVNSKWEVPPDYINVILSIKDNLTKDLVYILMAKGLHCISIRDFAHARQFFSACLELVTEFSPKLRQVMLNEMLLLEVRAHETMAAEGSKERPSSDLVSRVRGYLEMRIHDLPLRQVVGEECVAFMLNWRENDYLTLQVPSSLVMNNPYIKLGQLLASTCKELPGPKESRRTAKELWDVVVQICSMSVQHKRNNDGRVGLIKQRESSMGILPRSKFTTFIKKLREPLVLTTLISLFVKLHSIVRDDIVNEVTAEHLSIWPSSILNVQAVDVEAVAVTVKELVSYALTLNPNNQSWLITQADIYFVTNQYSAALNLYLQAGAVASDFFTKAVPPDVYTEQVLKRMIKCCSMMNCHTQVAVLCQFLREVDYMTAFKALQEQNSHDAMDSFYDYIWDVTILEYLTHIHHKRGESEKRQIAIKAIGQTELNTSNPEEVLQLAAQKRKKRFLQAMAKLYF; the protein is encoded by the exons ATGAGTGCTGAGGCAGCAGACCGGGTGGCGGCTGTGGCCACTGGTCGGCCCGGCACGCCTCTTCAGACTTCATGGTTTGAGTTCCTCCTGGACGTGAACCTGCTGGAGCACCACCTGCAGAAGTCGAACCCAG ACCCGATACCAGTGCAGCTGATCGTCCAGTTCCTGGAGCAGGCGTCCAAGCCGTCGGTGAACGAGCAGAACCTGGTTCAGCCTCCAGCAGACAACCGCAGGAACCGCACCCTGAAGCTGCTGGCCCTGAAGGTGGCTGCGCACATGAAGTGGGATCTGGAAGTTCTCGAGAAAGG TTTGACCATTCCAGTGTTGAACATGTTGCTGAACGAGCTCCTGTGCGTGAGCAAAGTGCCTCCAGGGGTGAAGCATGTGGACCTGGAcctctccactctgcctcccaccACCGCCATGGCTGTCATCATCTACAACCGCTG GGCCATCAGAACCATCGTGTCGAGCAGCTTCCCAGAGAAACAGACCAAACCAGGACCTCATCAGATGAACAT GTTAAGCATCgtgcagcaggagaaagaaatgacagaaaacatcctGACGGTG CTGAAAGAACAGGCTACCGACTCAATCAGGGTCCTGGAAGGAGCTCTGCAGCTGAAGAAGGATTTCTACGTCCACACCATGAGGACTCTGGACCtgttggctgctgatgctgctgccaaCGGAGAGACGGAGTCCTCGACCGCGGGGCTTTGCATCAGCGCTGATGAGCTGCACtgtcag gtgCACTATGATTTGGGAGGTATTTTCTTCCAGCAAGGCTGCACAGACCAGCCGGCGTTTGAGAAAGCCAGGGATCACTTCAGACAGACAAAGGAACTGTTGAAGAAG cTGGACTCGACTGTTCACGTGCACCTGGATGAGAAGCGTCTGGCCGGTTACTGGAACGCCTGCAGCGCGTTGACTGGAGACTGTGACCCCGCTGACTCCCACACCACAGCCTACGACCACATCAACAGCCTGATCCGGGCGCACAACCACCAG GCCGTCATCGAATCCTTCATCAAAGACAACGTGAGTCGCAGTTTACCAAACAACTTCAGACGCTCTGTCCTCAGGGAGCTGATGTACAACGTCCAACAGGG GGAAACAGGACTGGAGGAGGTTTGCCACAAGCTGTGTGTCTGTAACGCCGTCCGAGACGCTCTGGAAGGAGAAGTGCTCAGCGTCCGTttccagcagcttctcctcagaCCCACTAAACGAATAGTGGACTTCATGTTAGAG GTTTGCACACGTTCGCTGGAAAAGGAACGTCCATCGGAGACGTCCAGAAGAAACATGGCCATCTTCATGAA GACTCTGTGTGAAAGCCTGGAGGATCTGTCTCTGGTGTTTGTGGTGTCGTCTCATAAGCTCTTCATGGAGCTGCtgcgggaggaggagaggaaggtcctggtggagcagatgaagaagaggtCGGCCACGATCAACCTCAGTGCCAAACCTCTGCCTTCCTTCTACGACATCCCAG CTTCAGCCAGTGTGAGCATCgggcagctggagcagcagctcatCCTCTCGCTGGAGCCGCGCAGGATCAGACAGATTCTCATCGAACTCCACGGAATGGCTGAACGACCCTTCTGGAGGGTCAACAGTAAG TGGGAGGTTCCTCCAGACTACATCAATGTGATCCTCAGTATCAAAGACAACCTGACCAAGGACCTCGTGTACATCCTCATGGCCAAAGGACTCCACTGCATTTCAATAAGG GACTTTGCCCACGCACGGCAGTTCTTCTCCGCCTGCCTGGAGCTGGTGACCGAGTTCTCCCCGAAGCTGAGGCAGGTGATGCTGAacgagatgctgctgctggaggtccGAGCGCACGAGACGATGGCGGCCGAGGGCAGCAAGGAGCGGCCCTCCTCGGACCTGGTCAGCCGGGTCAGAGGTTACCTGGAGATGAGGATTCACG ACCTGCCTCTGCGTCAGGTGGTGGGGGAGGAGTGCGTCGCCTTCATGTTGAACTGGAGGGAGAACGACTACCTGACTCTGCAGGTGCCATCGTCTCTGGTCATGAACAACCCATACATCAAG ctCGGTCAGCTCCTGGCGTCGACATGCAAAGAGCTGCCGGGTCCCAAAGAGAGTCGGCGCACTGCCAAGGAGCTGTGGGACGTGGTGGTTCAGATCTGCAGCATGTCCGTCCAGCACAAGAGGAACAACGACGGCCGAGTGGGCCTCATCAAACAGAGGGAGTCGTCCATGGGCATCTTACCCAG GAGCAAATTCACCACTTTCATCAAGAAACTTCGA GAGCCACTGGTGTTGACGACCCTCATTTCCCTGTTTGTGAAGCTCCACAGTATCGTGCGG GATGATATTGTGAATGAAGTGACGGCCGAACACCTCTCCATCTGGCCGTCTTCTATTCTAAA CGTCCAGGCCGTGGACGTGGAAGCTGTGGCTGTGACGGTCAAAGAGCTGGTGTCCTACGCTCTCACCCTGAACCCCAACAACCAATCATGGCTCATCACGCAGGCCGACATCTACTTTG TGACCAACCAATACTCTGCTGCTCTGAACCTCTACCTCCAGGCCGGAGCCGTGGCCTCGGACTTCTTCACCAAAGCCGTTCCCCCTGATGTTTACACCGAACAG GTTCTGAAGAGGATGATCAAGTGCTGCTCGATGATGAACTGCCACACACAG GTTGCCGTCCTCTGCCAGTTCCTGAGAGAAGTCGACTACATGACGGCGTTCAAAGCTCTTCAAGAACAGAACAG TCACGACGCCATGGATTCTTTCTACGACTACATCTGGGACGTCACCATCCTGGAATATCTCACAC ACATTCACCACAAACGGGGCGAGTCCGAGAAGAGACAGATCGCG ataAAGGCGATCGGACAGACGGAGCTGAACACCAGTAACCCAGAGGAGGTGCTGCAGCTGGcggctcagaagaggaagaagagattcCTGCAGGCGATGGCCAAACTGTATTTCTAG
- the LOC128461387 gene encoding G1/S-specific cyclin-E2 — MTRQSGRLQKISENAPGQKSIVSKQINRKKVQPLLKLQCEKNQLILKGVTRPHVVIETVRGARIDFDKNVSLARPSPLPPLGWGSSEDVWVKMVGKEQSYKHSEGFTQKHPTLKPRMRSILLDWLIEVSGAYTLHRQTFYLAQDYFDRFMLTQNNVEKNMLQLIGITCLFIASKMEEACPPKLSQMVHITAWTYHDEEILQMELLVLKALRWNLCPETAVSWLKLYFQLASMNANSDLLEPQFPRDLYVQMTRLLDLCILSMNSLDFQYRVLAASVLCHFLQQETVEKVSGLSRDVLQPCLNWMAPFVESVGRLGRATPEDFASMKEERHNIQTHTDYLTMLDDASNKEVIGEFLTPPSSTEKQ; from the exons ATGACAAGACAAAG TGGTCGCCTGCAGAAAATATCTGAAAATGCTCCAGGGCAGAAAAGCATAGTTTCAAAG CAAATCAACAGGAAAAAGGTTCAGCCCTTGTTGAAGCTGCAGTGTGAGAAG AACCAGCTGATTCTTAAAGGCGTCACCAGGCCCCATGTTGTTATTGAGACTGTGAGGGGAGCTCGGATCGACTTTGACAAGAACGTCTCCTTGGCTCGGCCgtcccctctgcctcctctaGG ATGGGGCTCTTCTGAGGATGTGTGGGTGAAGATGGTTGGAAAGGAGCAGAGCTACAAACACAGTGAGGGCTTCACGCAGAAACACCCCACGCTTAAACCCAGAATGAGATCCATCCTCCTCGACTGGTTGATCGAG GTGAGTGGGGCGTACACGCTTCACCGGCAGACGTTCTACCTGGCTCAGGACTACTTCGACCGCTTCATGTTGACCCAGAACAACGTGGAAAAGAACATGCTGCAGCTCATTGGGATCACATGTCTATTCATAGCATCAAAGATGGAG GAAGCTTGTCCTCCAAAACTCTCACAGATGGTTCATATCACTGCATGGACTTACCATGATGAAGAGATTCTTCAAATGGAGTTACTCGTTTTGAAG GCGTTGCGTTGGAACCTCTGCCCGGAAACAGCCGTGTCGTGGCTGAAGCTTTATTTCCAGCTGGCTTCGATGAACGCCAACTCCGACCTGCTGGAGCCACAGTTTCCCCGAGACCTCTACGTCCAGATGACTCGG CTGTTAGATCTCTGCATCCTCAGTATGAACTCTCTGGACTTCCAGTACCGAGTGTTGGCTGCTTCAGTCCTGTGTCATTTCCTTCAGCAGGAAACAGTTGAAAAGGTCTCAG GTCTGTCGAGAGACGTCCTCCAGCCCTGCCTGAACTGGATGGCTCCCTTCGTGGAGTCGGTGGGTCGGTTGGGCCGAGCCACACCAGAGGATTTTGCCAGCATGAAAGAAGAGAGACACaacatccagacacacacagactactTGACCATGCTG GATGACGCCAGTAATAAAGAAGTGATCGGGGAGTTCCTCACTCCTCCGAGCAGCACAGAGAAAcagtga